A stretch of Syntrophus gentianae DNA encodes these proteins:
- the tssB gene encoding type VI secretion system contractile sheath small subunit — protein sequence MAIQDEIPKSRLTLRYKTEINGQPEDLSLPLRLMVEGDFSQGTSTDRKLDLEERRLRNLNGTNTDAVMKDMGMSLKFSVANKIDPENSDDMNVDIPIDSMRSFSPDEVAKHVPKLKGILQMKKLLEEVISNVDNRKEFRKLLNELMGNEEALAKMLEQLKSYESMKLPLGRK from the coding sequence ATGGCTATACAGGATGAAATTCCGAAATCACGTCTTACCCTGAGGTATAAAACAGAAATCAACGGGCAGCCCGAAGACCTGTCTCTGCCGCTTCGGCTTATGGTCGAAGGCGACTTTTCTCAGGGAACTTCCACGGACCGGAAACTCGATCTGGAGGAGAGGCGTCTGCGCAATCTTAACGGCACGAATACCGATGCGGTCATGAAGGACATGGGGATGTCTCTGAAGTTTTCCGTGGCCAACAAGATTGACCCGGAAAACTCTGATGACATGAATGTGGATATTCCCATCGACAGCATGAGATCCTTTTCTCCTGACGAAGTGGCAAAGCACGTGCCCAAGCTCAAGGGGATCCTCCAGATGAAAAAGCTCCTGGAGGAGGTCATCTCCAATGTGGATAATCGAAAGGAATTCCGCAAACTGCTGAATGAACTGATGGGCAACGAGGAAGCGCTGGCCAAGATGCTGGAACAGCTGAAAAGCTATGAGAGCATGAAGCTTCCGTTAGGCCGGAAGTAA